The genomic window TGAAGTGGTCGGACGGTTCAACAAAACGAACATTTTGTTTGCATGACCTGCGTTTGTATGATGTCGGGTCTCGTTGTAGACGTTACAGAGATGTTTAGATATGAACGTGAGAAAAATTCGCTCTGTTAGGGACCCAAGACAAGAGTGGGAACACTTTAATAACAGTTAACGTTAGGTTTTCGAAACGGAATATTTGGGGCGTTGTGGTTGCTCCAGGATCCTGTAAAATGTGGAGTATTGTTACAGCCGTTAATACTTTAACGGCGCGGTTTGATACTAGTAGATCTCAGGAGGGACATTGTTTTAATGTGTATCGTAAGGAACAATTAATCAAGTACGTCGACTGATTCTGTTGATTTCAATAATGTTTTCACTGGTGTCGTAAATAGATATGTATGCTCCCCTCCTCGGTATAGTGCTTACATGTGTGTAGTGTGCCGTAGTTTTGCGTGTCACGATATTCAtgaatgagtgtgtgtgtgacatgtgtatgtgtgtgtgtgtgtgtgtgactgtgtgtgtgtgtgtgtgtgctgtgtgtgtgtgtgtgtgtgtgtgtgtatgtgtgtgtgtgacggtGCGAGCATACGTGCTTCAAGCTTGGGACATGTGTTGTGTGTTCTCATTATGGCCAGCTTGGCGGCCCttatattgatatataaatGGGATTTATAATTCCTTAGCCTGATGTCTTATAGTTATACTAGCCTACTTGACTTCGTTGATTTGTTCCTGGCTTGTACAATTGTCAGGATTCTGAATGGCATTTATATATTTACACACGTGGGGTGGGTGCAATGACATACACACCCTGGGTAtgtcaaaactatatctccatttttcatggagataattatctTACATATGAAAGGTCCTCTTGATGTGAAAATCATTCTAGGGGGCCCATACTTACACCACTtcctccctgccccaagagctattcACCgatcaaaaatcacgaccagaGCACTTCCAGAAAACGTCTAAACTTTAAGTGTGCTGCAGTATCGTTGGTAGCCGCTtggttccactgcagtaccgttggtagccgctaggaggcccatatTGTCTCAACTTTTGGCActtttcgcattgaaatgtgtttttttagggttagggtgggtatgacataaataagatacaacacggtgtattccacatcaTCCTCTTTCCCAACCCTCcggcgggtcggatcgccctcctaTCCTACCACGACCAGCAGATGAATGCAACAGAGACGCATTGAACCGCAACGCATTATGGGTATTGCTGTTACAAAGCAGGTGGTTGAACCGGTGAGACGACTTCTGCAGCACTTTCACGAGGTGACACCACCTGTCTCATTTCGTAAGACAAAATGTCACAAGCGTGTGGCACTATATCTATGGCGCTGTTGGCCGTAGTTTTTGCCGCATTAATGACCGTCAACGGTCACCCACAGTGCTTGGACTTCATGCCGCCCTTCGAGCCGGCAGAGCCGCTTAGTTTATGTCAAGAATACAGCAAATTCGGATGCTGCACCCGCGAACAGGTAAATACAACTGTACTAGTGCTGCGGTATGGTTACATAGCCATTTAATTTCAGGCCAGGGGTCAGGGATTTGAATGTTGTAGTTTAGTTCATCATTTCAGCCGTTTGCATGTTGATACTGGTCAGTACTTTTCAAATTAATGAACTTCATTTCCACCCAGCCAGTTCAAGGACGTAATGTTAGTCCTTCTAAACCGCATTAAAAGTCACGTGCAATACATATTTGTATAATCCCCTGTGCCAGGACCCCCATGAGCTTGTTGTGGTTCCGTGATGCATGTTGTGATGCCGTGCTGCAGTCGACTTACAGATGTTATCGATCCTCTCGTGATCGTGGTGGTTGTCTGCATGGTTTTAGAGATCTTAATTGTAACAGTACTTTTAGAAACTCACATTTGACCTTGGAAACTGTTCCAAGAAATTAGAGCACGTCAAACGCATCGCTCATTTTCGTGTCATGTATTCCGAGTAGCCAGTCAAAATTACACAATTCGAGGTGCTTGTTGTAACAGCAAAAATGCCTTATTCGTGACATTCAAAAGTGTGACAGAAATTGAGATTGAATATAggcacacacaaagaaacaaacaaacaagctatgTAGCAGTACAGAATATGTGTACATACTACAAAGAAACCACAACataaatgaaaaaatacatgtaatacgcACAATGTTTTTCCCCTTTCAACAGGACTATGAGCTGAGGAAACAGTTCGATGAGATTCTCCGAAGTTTACCGCAGAAGTCTCGGACGGTGTGTGAGAAGTACGTCATGAACATCCTTTGTCAGGAGTGCTCGCCATACGCCTCCCATTTGTACGACCTAGAAACCACTCAGGTAATCAGTTTTCTTCCTGGTAACGTTTAGATAATCTTTTCTTGGAGTATAAGATGTATATGTCTGGAAAacgtttggggggggggggggggcggaggACCACACAGGAAAAGTCAGATTGCAAACTTTTGGATTGACGAAGCTCTTTTTAATCTGATTCCGTTTCTATGATCTGAATGTGGACGTGGAGACAATCATTGCCGCTCCATCCATTATAACACGATGATTTcgttttatgtatatatatatatatatatatatatatatatatatatatatatatatatgtgtgtgtgtgtggtaaaGTTACACATTAATGTTCCTGACATTTTGttcaatttgtattttttccatAGGTGAAAAAACCGCTGCCAGGCCTATGTCCGAAATACTGTTCCTCGATACCAAGTGAGTGCATCAATGCCCTCCTCACGACAACAATCGACCCCTCCGTGCGTAAGACACTATCACCGTCAGATCCCAAAACCTTCTGTGAGTCTACTAAGATTACCGATATGGACTACTGTTATCCTGACATTATTACCAACGAGAAATTTTCAAACGACATTCAAAAATCCATACAGGGCACCGGTGGGGCGGAGTGCTTGTGTTTCAAGCAGCTTGTGGTCGGGTTGAGGAACCCCACAGTCCTCGTACATGCCGGGGACGGCACTCATCGTATTTTCATCGGTGAACAGTACGGAAAGGTGCACGTGTATCTGCCTGATTTCAGTAAAATAGACACGCCATTTCTCGACCTGTCCAAGAATATCCTAACATCCACTAGACGTGGCGACGAGCGGGGTTTTCTTGGGATGGCGTTTCATCCAGACTTCAAGCAGAACGGCAGACTCTTTGTGTACTACTCCATTGGAGACGACAAACATCAGAAAATTCGCATCAGTGAGTTCCGAATAGCGTCTCACGACCCCAACCAAGTGGATCGCGCCTCGGAGAAGGTCCTTCTTGAGCTTGACGAGCCCGCGGGCAATCATAACGGCGGTCAGCTGCTGTTCGGGACGGACGGATATCTGTACGCCTTCACTGGTGACGGGGGGAAAGCAGGCGACCCATGGGGTAAAAGAGGAAACGGACAGAACCTGTAAGAGCTTCATTTAgaatcgatgttcgttctgatACTGTAAGCTTTATTGGAAACGGAGGTGCACTAGAATGATGATTTACATTATAAATGAAATTTCATGTTGGGAGTGGTTAGTGTGTAAATTTACTTTTTGCGTTGGCATATTTCAGTTCCACATTGCAAAAGTTACAACTCAAAAAGAAACTGCAAAAGATGGTGCCCATTGTCCAACATTTACAACTCCTGACGTATCACTTTAACCTGTTCTTATTATGATAGGTCCTCGCTCCTAGGAAAGGTGATTCGCATCGACATCAACCATCCAGACGACAGCGTCCCTTACGTCATACCGAGGGATAACCCGTTTGTCGGACAGCCCAACGTCAGGCCCGAGATCTACGCTTACGGCCAACGCAACTCCTGGAGGTGTTCCGTGGACCGAGGTGACCCCGTCACTGGGGAGGGCCGAGGGCGCATTTTCTGTGGAGATGTTGGACAGGGAAAATGGGAGGAGGTTGACATCATCAAGAAGGGAGGGAACTACGGATGGCGTGCGTTCGAGGGCTTCGAATGCTTTGACAAAAAACTCTGCAACACCCCAGAGTTAGGTAAGAATGAACTGCAGATATATTCAAGACTATCGAAAATGTTGTTGTAGTTGAATTTGTTGCAATTGTTGAATTGTCCTAGACCTCTCTAGGCTGGGGCAAATGTTGTATGGGGCTAGTACAATCTTGCTCACTTTCAGTACACGGTAGTGATGTCTATTTCCCAAAATATATAGCTCATAAGCCTTATTTGTACCCTATTCACAGCCAACCACATCCCGCCAATACACGTCTACAGCCACAGTGTTGGGAAGTCAATCACAGGCGGGTACATGTACAGAGGCTGTCTCTACCCGAACATGAGGGGACAGTACATCTATGGAGACTTCTGGACAGGGTGAGATACACATTTCTTTTGTTATGATTTATGATATGTGATTCACGCACTCCATTCAATGTTTGTAAGGGATTTGCACATTTGAGAAGAATATGGTTGGGTGAAAAGGATCATGAAAAAGAAGTTTTGTGCACAAAAGAGTTGCTGGCAATGTCAAAGTTCATCATTTAGGTCAGTATTTCAAGGCCGGCAGCAGCTTTCTGATCGTAGTGCTAGTATTCAACGGggttgtggtaatatttactggaTTAAAATATTCACTACATCTATGTTATCTTGCTTGACACGTCCAAACGACGCAAacaaaatctccaagcagatgatgggTGGAAGATCGTAAAAGCGTTTTGGCTAGCTGGATGTTGAAGCTCGGTAGCCAGTCAAACCGTTACCATTTTCCATATTTGGGGATTACCATCTGTCTCGACTGTCACATTGCCCATGTCTTACGTGGCTGTTGATATACCTGTGCACAGTTTGATCTTCTCTCTGACGGAGGATGCCAAGAAAGGCGCGTGGAACAATAAGGTGATCTGTGTGGGGGGCGATGACACATGCAACAACGGTGTACGGGGGCTATACGCGCCAAACATCCTGTCTTTTGGAGAGGATGAGGCAGGTATGGATGGAGATAACTTATAGTTATTTTCTTGTATGGAAAGCACCGAGGAACATAGTTTTAATAAGATGATTATTATGTTTCTGATATTCTATACGGATATCATTTTAAGGACGGACATGTAGCAAATAGAAAGGACATCATTACCAAATGAGGTCAGAATGAGGTTATATTCAATGTTAGACTAATATGTTAAACCTTTGATATGGTGATGGTGGAAATTGTCGTTTGTCTGGGGTTTGAAGACAATGGTTGAAACCTGACAGGAGTATTCTTTCTGTGTAATTTCTAGCTTTGTTAAAATTGAGTTGACCTCACAACGTGGTCCACAGTTACCCTCTCCTAAATCTTTCTATCCCCTTTTCTACACAGGTGAACTGTACATgctgtccactgactatgccaGCACCAGTCATGAGGGAGGGGTGGTGTACAGGCTTGTAGACCCTTCAAGGTAAGGTTTGCCATCTGCTGGTGCAATCCACAATCTTATGTATTTCTTATCTACACAGTTGTGCGCACGGAAACGCATGATTGGAAACACAAAAAGTGAATACCCTGTAAAATGCTATTCTGGAAAGAGATATCT from Branchiostoma lanceolatum isolate klBraLanc5 chromosome 4, klBraLanc5.hap2, whole genome shotgun sequence includes these protein-coding regions:
- the LOC136433058 gene encoding HHIP-like protein 2, whose protein sequence is MSQACGTISMALLAVVFAALMTVNGHPQCLDFMPPFEPAEPLSLCQEYSKFGCCTREQDYELRKQFDEILRSLPQKSRTVCEKYVMNILCQECSPYASHLYDLETTQVKKPLPGLCPKYCSSIPSECINALLTTTIDPSVRKTLSPSDPKTFCESTKITDMDYCYPDIITNEKFSNDIQKSIQGTGGAECLCFKQLVVGLRNPTVLVHAGDGTHRIFIGEQYGKVHVYLPDFSKIDTPFLDLSKNILTSTRRGDERGFLGMAFHPDFKQNGRLFVYYSIGDDKHQKIRISEFRIASHDPNQVDRASEKVLLELDEPAGNHNGGQLLFGTDGYLYAFTGDGGKAGDPWGKRGNGQNLSSLLGKVIRIDINHPDDSVPYVIPRDNPFVGQPNVRPEIYAYGQRNSWRCSVDRGDPVTGEGRGRIFCGDVGQGKWEEVDIIKKGGNYGWRAFEGFECFDKKLCNTPELANHIPPIHVYSHSVGKSITGGYMYRGCLYPNMRGQYIYGDFWTGLIFSLTEDAKKGAWNNKVICVGGDDTCNNGVRGLYAPNILSFGEDEAGELYMLSTDYASTSHEGGVVYRLVDPSRRADPDQCRKKITPVGVLGSLTLSSAETPNAGSISPFVVVLLVVCLLVFVKISHVLLKRSAFSKVKRVEMTKL